The Pseudomonas sp. TH06 genome has a window encoding:
- the rplF gene encoding 50S ribosomal protein L6: MSRVAKNPVKLPAGVEVKFAGQQLSVKGAKGTLELNIHSSVEIVEEAGELRFAARNGDQQTRAMAGTTRALVNNMVQGVSQGFERKLQLVGVGYKAQAKGTVLNLALGFSHPVDYELPEGITAETPSQTDILIKGIDKQLVGQVAAEIRDFRPPEPYKGKGVRYADEVVRRKEAKKK, from the coding sequence ATGTCTCGCGTCGCTAAGAACCCCGTTAAGCTGCCAGCCGGTGTCGAAGTAAAATTCGCAGGCCAACAGCTTTCGGTGAAGGGTGCCAAGGGTACTCTTGAACTGAACATCCATTCGTCCGTTGAGATCGTTGAAGAAGCTGGTGAGCTGCGTTTCGCTGCTCGCAATGGCGATCAACAAACTCGCGCAATGGCCGGTACCACGCGTGCGTTGGTAAACAACATGGTCCAAGGCGTAAGCCAAGGCTTCGAGCGCAAGCTCCAGCTGGTCGGTGTTGGTTACAAGGCGCAAGCAAAAGGCACGGTTTTGAACCTGGCCCTTGGCTTCTCGCACCCAGTGGATTACGAACTGCCGGAAGGCATCACCGCTGAGACTCCTAGCCAGACCGATATCCTGATCAAGGGCATCGACAAGCAGCTGGTAGGTCAAGTGGCTGCTGAGATCCGCGACTTCCGTCCACCAGAGCCGTACAAAGGCAAAGGTGTGCGCTACGCGGACGAAGTCGTCCGTCGTAAAGAAGCCAAGAAGAAGTAG
- the rplR gene encoding 50S ribosomal protein L18 translates to MTDKKVTRLRRARKARLKMHELEVVRLCVFRSSQHIYAQVISADGNKVLASASTLDKELRDGATGNIDAATKVGQLVATRAKAAGVSQVAFDRSGFKYHGRVKALADAAREAGLEF, encoded by the coding sequence ATGACCGACAAAAAAGTTACTCGACTGCGTCGCGCTCGCAAAGCACGCCTGAAAATGCACGAACTCGAAGTCGTGCGTCTCTGCGTGTTCCGCTCGTCGCAGCACATCTACGCCCAGGTCATCTCGGCCGACGGCAACAAAGTCCTGGCAAGCGCCTCGACTTTGGATAAAGAACTGCGTGATGGCGCCACTGGCAACATCGACGCGGCCACAAAGGTTGGCCAGCTGGTCGCTACGCGTGCTAAGGCCGCTGGCGTCTCGCAAGTGGCTTTCGACCGCTCTGGCTTCAAGTACCACGGCCGCGTTAAAGCGCTGGCTGATGCTGCTCGTGAAGCTGGGCTGGAGTTCTAA
- the rpsE gene encoding 30S ribosomal protein S5, which yields MSNNDQKRDEGYIEKLVQVNRVAKTVKGGRIFTFTALTVVGDGKGRVGFGRGKSREVPAAIQKAMEAARRNMIQVDLNGTTLQYAMKSAHGASKVYMQPASEGTGIIAGGAMRAVLEVAGVQNVLAKCYGSTNPVNVVHATFKGLKAMQSPESIAAKRGLTVKEIF from the coding sequence ATGTCAAATAACGACCAAAAGCGCGACGAAGGCTACATTGAGAAGCTGGTTCAAGTTAACCGCGTAGCCAAAACCGTAAAAGGCGGCCGTATCTTCACTTTCACCGCGTTGACCGTGGTTGGTGATGGTAAAGGGCGTGTTGGCTTCGGCCGTGGCAAGTCGCGTGAAGTGCCTGCTGCGATCCAGAAGGCAATGGAAGCTGCTCGCCGCAACATGATTCAAGTTGACCTGAACGGCACCACTCTGCAGTACGCAATGAAGTCCGCTCACGGCGCTTCGAAGGTGTACATGCAGCCTGCTTCTGAAGGTACCGGTATCATCGCTGGTGGCGCTATGCGTGCCGTCCTCGAAGTTGCTGGCGTTCAGAACGTTCTGGCCAAGTGCTACGGCTCGACTAACCCGGTAAACGTGGTTCACGCCACTTTCAAGGGTTTGAAGGCTATGCAATCTCCTGAGTCCATCGCTGCCAAGCGTGGTCTGACTGTCAAGGAGATCTTCTGA
- the rpmD gene encoding 50S ribosomal protein L30, which yields MATVKVTLIKSMTGRIPNHKLCVKGLGLRRIGHTVEVQDTPENRGMINKAYYMLRVEG from the coding sequence ATGGCTACCGTTAAAGTAACGCTGATCAAAAGCATGACCGGCCGCATCCCTAACCACAAACTGTGCGTTAAGGGTCTGGGTCTGCGTCGCATCGGTCACACTGTAGAAGTCCAGGATACTCCCGAGAATCGCGGGATGATCAACAAGGCTTACTACATGCTGCGTGTCGAGGGTTAA
- the rplO gene encoding 50S ribosomal protein L15, protein MKLNDLSPAPGSRREKHRPGRGIGSGLGKTGGRGHKGQTSRSGGTIAPGFEGGQQPLHRRLPKFGFVSLKAMDRAEVRLSELAKVEGDIVTVQSLKDANVINVNVQRVKIMLSGEVTRAVTIGKGIGATKGARAAIEAAGGKFEE, encoded by the coding sequence ATGAAACTCAATGATCTGAGTCCAGCGCCGGGTTCCCGTCGCGAAAAGCATCGTCCGGGCCGTGGTATCGGTAGCGGTTTGGGTAAGACTGGTGGCCGTGGTCACAAAGGTCAGACCTCCCGCTCCGGTGGCACCATTGCTCCAGGCTTTGAAGGCGGTCAACAGCCGCTGCATCGTCGCCTGCCGAAGTTCGGTTTCGTTTCCCTGAAAGCCATGGATCGCGCAGAAGTGCGTCTGTCCGAGCTGGCTAAAGTGGAAGGCGACATCGTCACCGTGCAGTCCCTGAAAGATGCCAACGTGATCAACGTCAACGTACAGCGTGTGAAAATCATGCTGTCCGGTGAAGTGACTCGCGCTGTCACTATCGGCAAGGGAATCGGCGCCACCAAAGGTGCGCGTGCGGCTATCGAAGCAGCTGGCGGCAAGTTCGAGGAATAA
- the secY gene encoding preprotein translocase subunit SecY: MAKQGALSALGKGGMSELWARLRFLFLAIIVYRIGAHIPVPGINPDRLADLFRQNEGTILSLFNMFSGGALERMSIFALGIMPYISASIIMQLMTAVSPQLEQLKKEGEAGRRKISQYTRYGTVVLALVQAIGMSIGLAGQGVAFTGDFGFHFVAVSTFVAGAMFMMWLGEQITERGVGNGISMLIFSGIVAGLPRAIGQSFESARQGDINIFALVAIGLLAVAIIGFVVFIERGQRRIAVHYAKRQQGRKVFAAQTSHLPLKVNMAGVIPAIFASSILLFPASLGAWFGQSEGMGWLQDISQSIAPGQPLNILLFSAGIIFFCFFYTALMFNPKDVAENLKKSGAFIPGIRPGEQSARYIDGVLTRLTMFGALYMTAVCLLPQFLVVAANVPFYLGGTSLLIVVVVVMDFMSQVQSHLVSHQYESLMKKANLKGYGSGMLR, translated from the coding sequence ATGGCTAAGCAAGGTGCTCTCTCTGCGCTCGGCAAAGGCGGTATGTCTGAACTCTGGGCTCGTCTGCGTTTTCTGTTCCTGGCGATTATCGTCTACCGAATAGGCGCACACATCCCGGTTCCAGGTATCAACCCGGACCGACTCGCAGACCTGTTTCGACAGAATGAGGGGACCATTCTTAGCTTGTTCAACATGTTCTCCGGCGGCGCGCTGGAACGGATGAGCATCTTTGCACTGGGGATCATGCCGTACATTTCGGCATCGATCATCATGCAACTGATGACCGCCGTCAGCCCGCAGCTGGAGCAGTTGAAGAAGGAAGGTGAAGCTGGCCGTCGCAAGATTAGCCAGTACACCCGCTACGGCACCGTCGTCCTCGCTCTCGTTCAGGCTATTGGCATGTCCATTGGTCTGGCGGGGCAGGGCGTTGCGTTCACTGGTGACTTTGGCTTCCATTTCGTCGCGGTATCCACATTTGTGGCTGGCGCGATGTTCATGATGTGGCTGGGTGAGCAGATTACTGAGCGTGGTGTAGGCAACGGTATCTCGATGTTGATTTTTTCGGGTATCGTCGCCGGTCTTCCGAGAGCAATCGGGCAGTCTTTCGAGTCTGCGCGTCAGGGTGATATCAACATCTTCGCCTTGGTTGCCATCGGTTTGCTGGCAGTAGCGATTATCGGTTTCGTGGTGTTCATTGAGCGTGGTCAGCGTCGTATTGCTGTTCACTACGCCAAGCGTCAGCAGGGCCGCAAGGTTTTTGCAGCGCAGACAAGCCACTTGCCGCTGAAGGTGAACATGGCCGGTGTTATTCCGGCTATTTTCGCGAGCAGCATTTTGCTGTTCCCGGCTTCGTTGGGTGCCTGGTTTGGTCAGTCTGAAGGTATGGGCTGGTTGCAGGACATCTCGCAGTCGATCGCTCCTGGTCAGCCGTTGAATATTCTGCTGTTTAGTGCAGGGATTATTTTCTTCTGCTTCTTCTATACGGCGTTGATGTTCAATCCGAAAGACGTAGCGGAAAACCTGAAGAAGTCCGGTGCCTTTATTCCGGGCATCCGTCCAGGTGAGCAGTCTGCGCGCTACATTGATGGCGTTCTGACTCGCTTGACCATGTTCGGTGCTCTTTACATGACGGCCGTGTGCTTGTTGCCCCAGTTCCTGGTGGTTGCAGCAAACGTTCCGTTCTACCTTGGCGGGACCTCGTTGCTGATCGTGGTCGTGGTTGTGATGGACTTCATGTCCCAAGTACAATCGCACCTCGTTTCGCACCAGTACGAATCCCTGATGAAGAAAGCCAACCTGAAGGGTTACGGCAGCGGCATGTTGCGCTGA
- the rpmJ gene encoding 50S ribosomal protein L36, translating into MKVRASVKKLCRNCKIIRREGVVRVICSAEPRHKQRQG; encoded by the coding sequence ATGAAAGTTCGTGCATCGGTGAAAAAGCTGTGCCGTAACTGCAAGATTATTCGCCGCGAAGGTGTTGTTCGAGTAATTTGCAGCGCGGAACCGCGTCACAAACAGCGCCAAGGCTGA
- the rpsM gene encoding 30S ribosomal protein S13, which yields MARIAGVNIPDNKHTVISLTYIYGVGRTTAQKICAVTGVNPAAKIKDLSDEQIEQLRGEVAKFTTEGDLRREINMKIKRLMDLGCYRGLRHRRGLPVRGQRTKTNARTRKGPRKPIRK from the coding sequence ATGGCCCGTATTGCAGGCGTTAACATTCCAGATAACAAGCATACTGTTATCTCGCTGACCTACATCTATGGTGTTGGTCGCACTACTGCGCAGAAGATCTGTGCAGTGACTGGGGTAAACCCAGCAGCAAAGATCAAAGATCTGAGCGACGAGCAAATTGAACAGCTGCGTGGCGAAGTGGCGAAGTTCACCACTGAAGGTGACCTGCGTCGCGAAATCAACATGAAAATCAAGCGCTTGATGGACCTCGGTTGCTATCGCGGTCTGCGTCATCGTCGTGGTCTGCCAGTACGCGGTCAGCGTACCAAGACCAACGCGCGTACCCGTAAAGGTCCGCGTAAGCCGATCCGCAAGTAA
- the rpsK gene encoding 30S ribosomal protein S11 — protein sequence MAKPAARPRKKVKKTVVDGIAHIHASFNNTIVTITDRQGNALSWATSGGSGFRGSRKSTPFAAQVAAERAGQAALEYGLKNLDVNVKGPGPGRESAVRALNGCGYKIASITDVTPIPHNGCRPPKKRRV from the coding sequence ATGGCAAAACCTGCTGCTCGTCCTCGTAAAAAAGTTAAAAAGACAGTGGTTGATGGCATCGCCCACATCCATGCATCTTTTAACAACACCATCGTGACCATTACCGACCGTCAAGGTAACGCTCTTTCCTGGGCTACCTCCGGTGGTTCGGGTTTCCGCGGTTCCCGCAAGTCCACCCCGTTTGCTGCTCAAGTAGCTGCTGAACGTGCTGGTCAAGCTGCGCTGGAATATGGCCTGAAAAACCTCGACGTTAACGTCAAGGGTCCAGGTCCAGGTCGTGAATCCGCAGTCCGCGCTTTGAACGGCTGTGGCTACAAGATCGCCAGCATCACCGACGTGACGCCAATCCCGCACAACGGGTGCCGTCCGCCGAAGAAGCGCCGCGTGTAA
- the rpsD gene encoding 30S ribosomal protein S4: MARYIGPKCKLARREGTDLFLKSGVRAIESKCNIEAAPGIHGQRRGRQSDYGTQLREKQKVRRIYGVLERQFSGYYKEAAGKKGATGENLLQLLECRLDNVVYRMGFGSTRAESRQLVSHKSISVNGQTVNVPSYQVRAGDVVAVREKAKNQLRIVQALDLCAQRGRVEWVEVDTEKKSGVFKNVPARSDLSADINESLIVELYSK; the protein is encoded by the coding sequence ATGGCTCGTTACATTGGTCCAAAATGCAAACTCGCTCGTCGCGAAGGCACCGATCTCTTTCTGAAGAGCGGCGTGCGCGCGATCGAATCGAAGTGCAACATTGAAGCAGCACCTGGTATCCACGGCCAACGCCGCGGTCGCCAGTCCGATTACGGCACCCAACTGCGTGAAAAGCAGAAGGTCCGTCGTATCTACGGCGTTCTCGAGCGTCAGTTCAGCGGCTACTACAAAGAAGCTGCTGGCAAGAAAGGTGCAACTGGTGAAAACCTGCTGCAACTGCTCGAATGCCGTCTGGACAACGTTGTATACCGTATGGGCTTTGGTTCGACTCGTGCCGAATCCCGTCAGCTGGTATCGCACAAGTCGATCAGCGTTAACGGTCAGACCGTAAACGTTCCGTCGTATCAGGTTCGTGCTGGTGACGTGGTTGCAGTTCGCGAGAAAGCAAAAAACCAACTTCGCATTGTCCAAGCTCTCGATCTGTGTGCCCAACGTGGCCGCGTAGAATGGGTAGAAGTAGACACTGAGAAGAAGTCGGGCGTTTTCAAGAACGTTCCTGCTCGCAGTGATCTGTCCGCCGACATCAACGAAAGCCTGATTGTCGAGCTCTACTCCAAGTAA
- the rpoA gene encoding DNA-directed RNA polymerase subunit alpha, translating into MQISVNEFLTPRHIDVQVVSPTRAKITLEPLERGFGHTLGNALRRILLSSMPGCAVVEAEIDGVLHEYSAIEGVQEDVIEILLNLKGLAIKLHGRDEVTLTLSKKGSGVVTAADIQLDHDVEIVNPDHVIANLASNGALNMKLTVARGRGYEPADSRQSDEDESRSIGRLQLDSSFSPVRRIAYVVENARVEQRTNLDKLVIDLETNGTLDPEEAIRRAATILQQQLAAFVDLKGDSEPVVVEQEDEIDPILLRPVDDLELTVRSANCLKAENIYYIGDLIQRTEVELLKTPNLGKKSLTEIKDVLASRGLSLGMRLDNWPPASLKKDDKATA; encoded by the coding sequence ATGCAGATTTCGGTAAATGAGTTCCTGACACCCCGCCATATTGATGTGCAGGTTGTCAGTCCAACCCGCGCCAAGATCACTCTCGAGCCTCTCGAGCGTGGTTTTGGCCACACCCTGGGCAACGCGCTGCGACGCATCCTGTTGTCCTCAATGCCCGGCTGCGCAGTAGTCGAGGCCGAGATTGACGGTGTGCTCCACGAGTACAGCGCCATCGAAGGTGTACAGGAAGACGTAATTGAAATCCTGTTGAACCTTAAAGGTCTGGCCATCAAGCTGCACGGTCGTGACGAAGTTACGCTGACCTTGTCGAAGAAGGGTTCGGGGGTGGTTACCGCTGCCGATATTCAGCTGGATCATGATGTCGAGATCGTTAATCCCGATCACGTAATCGCTAACCTGGCGTCTAACGGCGCCCTGAACATGAAGCTCACCGTAGCTCGTGGTCGTGGTTATGAACCAGCCGACTCGCGTCAGAGCGATGAAGACGAAAGCCGCAGCATCGGTCGCTTGCAGCTCGACTCTTCGTTCAGCCCGGTTCGCCGTATCGCATACGTGGTGGAAAACGCCCGTGTCGAGCAGCGTACCAACCTGGACAAGCTGGTTATTGATCTGGAAACCAACGGTACTCTGGATCCTGAAGAGGCTATTCGCCGCGCTGCAACCATCCTGCAACAGCAGTTGGCTGCGTTCGTCGATCTCAAAGGTGACAGTGAGCCAGTGGTTGTCGAGCAGGAAGACGAGATCGATCCGATCCTGCTTCGCCCGGTTGACGATCTGGAACTGACTGTACGTTCGGCTAACTGCCTTAAGGCGGAAAACATCTACTACATCGGTGACCTGATTCAGCGTACCGAAGTAGAGCTGTTGAAGACTCCGAACCTGGGCAAGAAATCCTTGACTGAAATCAAGGACGTTCTGGCCTCCCGCGGTCTGTCCCTCGGCATGCGCCTCGACAACTGGCCGCCTGCAAGTCTTAAGAAGGACGACAAGGCGACTGCCTGA
- the rplQ gene encoding 50S ribosomal protein L17: MRHRKSGRHLSRTSSHRKAMFQNMAVSLFEHELIKTTLPKAKELRRVAEPLITLAKTDSLANRRLAFDRTRSKAIVGKLFNDLGKRYATREGGYLRILKCGFRAGDNAPMAYVELVDRATAGEAVSAE; this comes from the coding sequence ATGCGTCATCGTAAAAGTGGTCGTCACCTGAGCCGCACCAGCTCGCACCGCAAGGCCATGTTTCAAAACATGGCGGTGTCGCTGTTCGAGCACGAGCTGATCAAAACTACTCTGCCAAAAGCCAAAGAACTGCGCCGCGTTGCCGAGCCGCTGATCACTCTGGCTAAGACAGACAGCCTGGCTAACCGCCGTCTGGCTTTCGACCGTACTCGTTCGAAAGCTATCGTTGGTAAGCTCTTCAACGACCTGGGCAAGCGTTATGCTACCCGTGAGGGTGGCTACCTGCGCATCCTCAAGTGCGGTTTCCGCGCTGGCGACAACGCGCCTATGGCGTACGTCGAGTTGGTTGATCGTGCTACTGCTGGCGAAGCTGTATCCGCCGAGTAA
- a CDS encoding catalase, which yields MSQIKTLTTASGAPVADNQNSRSAGPRGPLLLDDFHLIEKLAHFNRENIPERRVHAKGSGAYGTFTVTQDITQYTSAKLFESVGKQTPTFLRFSTVGGERGSADTERDPRGFALKFYTEEGNWDIVGNNTPVFFIRDPLKFPDFIHTQKRLPQSNLKSAQMMWDFWSHSPEALHQVTILFSDRGIPDGYRHMHGFGSHTYSLISAQGERHWVKWHYKTKQGIKNLAPADAARLAGTDPDYAQRDLFEAIERGDFPKWRVCIQIMTEAQAAAHYENPFDVTKTWSQKEFPLIEVGELELNRNPLNYFAEVEQAAFGPSNMVPGVGLSPDRMLQGRVFAYADAHRYRVGTNHQQLPVNAPRSPVNTYQRDGSMAFGSNGGSAPNYEPNSYIESPKQAPHYAEPALALSGAADRYDHREDTDYYSHAGALFRLMSDDQKALLVSNIAGAMGGVSSDVVDRQLQHFYKADPAYGEAIAKLLNVQLNEV from the coding sequence ATGAGCCAGATCAAAACGCTTACGACCGCCAGTGGCGCACCTGTCGCTGATAACCAGAATTCTCGCTCCGCCGGCCCTCGTGGCCCGTTGCTGCTCGATGACTTTCATCTGATCGAGAAGCTTGCTCACTTCAACCGTGAAAACATCCCTGAGCGTCGTGTACACGCTAAAGGCTCGGGTGCTTACGGTACTTTCACTGTCACTCAGGACATCACCCAATACACCAGCGCCAAGCTGTTTGAATCGGTCGGCAAGCAGACCCCGACGTTCCTGCGTTTCTCCACTGTGGGGGGCGAGCGCGGTTCCGCTGACACCGAACGTGATCCGCGTGGCTTCGCACTGAAGTTCTATACCGAAGAAGGCAACTGGGACATCGTCGGCAACAACACGCCGGTGTTCTTCATCCGTGATCCGCTGAAATTCCCGGACTTCATCCATACACAGAAACGCCTCCCACAGAGCAATCTGAAAAGTGCGCAAATGATGTGGGATTTCTGGTCGCATTCGCCTGAAGCATTACACCAGGTGACCATTCTGTTCTCTGATCGCGGCATCCCGGACGGCTACCGTCACATGCACGGCTTCGGCAGTCACACTTACAGCCTGATCAGTGCTCAAGGCGAGCGTCATTGGGTCAAGTGGCACTACAAGACCAAGCAAGGGATCAAGAATCTCGCGCCAGCAGACGCAGCACGCCTGGCGGGCACTGATCCTGATTACGCACAACGCGATCTTTTCGAAGCCATTGAGCGCGGGGACTTCCCAAAATGGCGCGTGTGCATCCAGATCATGACCGAAGCTCAAGCGGCGGCGCATTATGAGAACCCGTTCGATGTGACCAAAACCTGGTCGCAGAAAGAGTTTCCGCTGATCGAAGTCGGTGAGCTTGAACTGAACCGTAATCCGCTCAATTACTTCGCCGAGGTCGAGCAAGCGGCATTTGGTCCGAGCAACATGGTGCCGGGTGTCGGTCTGTCGCCAGATCGCATGCTTCAGGGCCGTGTATTCGCTTACGCCGATGCGCACCGCTACCGTGTCGGTACCAATCACCAGCAACTGCCGGTCAACGCACCACGCAGCCCGGTGAATACCTACCAGCGCGATGGCTCGATGGCGTTCGGCAGCAATGGTGGTTCGGCGCCTAACTACGAGCCGAACAGCTACATCGAATCGCCGAAGCAAGCGCCGCATTACGCTGAGCCGGCATTGGCCCTGAGTGGTGCAGCGGATCGTTACGATCACCGTGAGGATACTGATTACTACAGCCATGCCGGCGCGCTGTTCCGTCTGATGAGCGACGATCAAAAAGCGCTGCTGGTGAGCAACATCGCTGGTGCGATGGGCGGTGTTTCCAGTGATGTCGTCGATCGCCAGTTGCAGCATTTCTACAAAGCCGATCCGGCGTATGGAGAAGCAATCGCGAAGCTGCTCAACGTACAGCTTAACGAAGTCTAA
- the bfr gene encoding bacterioferritin, which yields MQGHPDVIDYLNTLLTGELAARDQYFVHSRMYEDWGFTKLYERINHEMEEEAGHADALMRRILMLEGTPRMRPDDLDVGTTVPEMLEADLRLEYKVRAALCKGIELCELHKDYVSREILRVQLNDTEEDHTYWLEKQLGLIKLIGLENYLQSHT from the coding sequence ATGCAAGGCCACCCAGACGTAATCGATTACCTCAACACGTTGCTGACCGGCGAACTGGCCGCGCGTGACCAATATTTCGTTCATTCGCGGATGTATGAGGACTGGGGGTTCACCAAGCTCTACGAGCGAATCAACCATGAAATGGAAGAAGAGGCCGGTCACGCTGATGCGTTGATGCGCCGCATTCTGATGCTTGAAGGCACGCCACGCATGCGTCCGGACGATCTGGATGTCGGCACTACCGTGCCGGAGATGCTCGAAGCGGATCTGCGCCTCGAATACAAAGTTCGCGCCGCGCTGTGCAAAGGCATTGAGTTGTGCGAACTGCACAAAGACTACGTCAGCCGTGAGATCTTGCGGGTTCAACTCAACGACACTGAAGAAGATCACACCTACTGGCTGGAAAAGCAGTTGGGCCTGATCAAGCTGATCGGTCTCGAGAACTACCTGCAATCTCATACCTGA